In Hyperolius riggenbachi isolate aHypRig1 chromosome 1, aHypRig1.pri, whole genome shotgun sequence, the genomic window caactccacagccctggtaaatattagactaaggtgtcggaagaaattttgggtacctggagtcgggttctgtggtttcataaactgaggagtcggatgatattTGAATTGACTCCACAGGCCTCCTATAtaggtcactacagagcctctttttaTGTCCTAACACTTCTAGTTAGCTGTAAGCTAACAAAAGCTTCATAGCTGCAAATACCTAAAGCGGAATGCGGACAACACAGCTTGACAAGGAGAAGATAAGGCTTTTATAGCTTTGGCCTGAAATTCTGAGGACATCTGACTACAAAAGGAATGGACAAAGGTATTGGCAGGAACCAAGTGGTATCTTCAATTCGAAGCAGAGTAAGCTTACAAAAGGGAAAACAGCAAACAAAGATTGAGGATTTTATTGTCAGCACGTCACTTTCCATCAAAAACATTTGGCTTACATAGAGCCATCCGTTATATGTCATGCATTGCATGAACAATACTGTAAATCTGGTAACAGCAATAAGATGACTAACAGTTTGATCAGTCACAAGCTAACCTAAACGGCACTGAACACCTTATTCTGCAGGTAGGCCAGCTTTTCTGACCGTGTGCGATTGACAAGGGGAAACCATTCCCAATAGGGTACTTCAACCACTACATATCCCAGCTTAAGCAGCTGGCGTCTTTTTAAACTGTGGAGTCCCAAAAGTTGTTTTGAACCATAGAGGTACTGGTTCCGGTTTGTAATCTGGATAGCCAACTTGGTGACATCAGACTGATCAACGGGACTTGACTCTTCTCTGGTGGTCATCACAGACAGGTCATCAAAGTTGTTGGAATGACTTTTAATGGCAGCATTACTTGAGTTGGCAGATGTTTGTCTAGACGTTATCAATTGTATAAGGTCATCAGTAACTTTAACCTCATGGACAtacagctgaggaggatcaggtgGTGGTAATCCGTAATTAAAAGGCATAGGTTTCTTGTGAATATTTAAGTGGACTTCCAAATCTTTCGATCTGGTATGAGGCAAGATCATATGTTCTTTTATGTATTCTGGTCCACCCAGAAGATCCTGGAGCAATGCAGCGGCTTCAGTGGCCTCTGCTTTTGTGTATCTCTCTTGGGTTGATAGAGCCACCAGAAAGTCTGTTACTTCCTTGCGGAACTCTTGGGAGATAGTATTGCCAGAGTACTGGGGACATTCTATTTCTACAGTGCCAGCAATAGTAAAGAGGTCCTTTTTAAGTTCAAAAACACTTATTTTAGTGGAGTTCATGATAAATGATTCACTCAAAGCGAAGTTGATAAGGTCTAAAGGAAACTGTTGACAAAAAGCAAGTCCCATTAAGCAGGTAAGGAAATGTTCTGGGTAGTGATGAAATTCATCCAGAATTTTATGAATCTGGTTAACAAAAGCAGAGTAGAACACATCAGCATTTGGTGGCACGTAATTAAGAACACCGAAAGACCACAAGAACTTTGCCAGGTCTTTGCTCCTGCAGTAGGACACTCTATCAGGCATAGTCAAAGCTACGGCATTCATGAGGTCTTCATAAAGAATGTGCATACTCGCAAAAgccaagacaacatgcataatgcCTTGCGTTCCCATTTCAGGTATGCGTTTATGGACAACCTGCCCAACTTGTCTGAAAAATGGCATGTGATCGACACGGGTGaaacggaacattttgagaatattCACTAAGGTGGTATTGCTCACTTGATCTATATTTTCTACAACCATGTCACTAAATTGTCTCATGAGATGTCCAGACAACCCGCTACTAGTTTTAAAAAAGCCTAGACAGACCGCACCGATCTCTTCAAGATTGATGGATGTCAGATACATCAGGACCACGGCCTCAAGCTTCTCCATTAGGTCCTGTGGGGCCTGTCTATGCTCACCTATAATAAAGATCAACTGTATCACTTGGGCCAAGTTGAGGTTTGAACAACGCAACTGCATGCAACTGTACATGATGTCCAAGAACTTTGGAACCCTAAAACTAATGTACCTAAACATGTCCGCCACCAGCAACAACTCGTTAGAAGATAAATGCCACACCCGAAGACAAAACTCTTGCTCACAGTCTCTTAGCATCTCAGGATGGCTTTTGGACATTCTTAATCGGACAAAAGCTCCCAGTACCTGAATGAGCTCACCATGATTGTAAAGACGGAGGTTGGCAGTGCTGCATTTGCACAATGTTTCAAATTCTGAACTAGATTTAACGGTAGAAAGATGTCTTTCTGGTAGATAACTAAGTTTTTCCAAATAGTTTAAGGTTTCAGTGTGTGAGAGACTGCTGTTCACCTTCTGCAGAATGTTCTGCCCTTCTATGATGGAAATGTTCATATGATGGTTCTGGTTGTAACACAACGACCTGTATTCTGGTCTTGTTTGCTGAAAACCCCTTACATCATCTCTATTACTAAAGGATTCTACATCATTGCCCAGCCTTTTTATCTTAGGGGATTTTGACAGTTTTCTAAGCCTTGCCATCCGTTTCTCTTCAAGCAGAAGTTGTGATGAAGTAGTTTGCACGTTTTCATGGTGATCTGGCATATGTACAGGCTGATCACAATCAAAGGAATCGATTTCATTGTCTTCCGTTTTAGTCACACCTAGCTGAGTGACATGCCTAGAAGTATTGTCTGCAACCTTATAATGCTGATGGACCAAAGGCTTTTGGCCTGTTTTGCTGGAATGCCCATATTTATAGGATGGCTTGAACAAGTACCTCCTTGCGCCTGGAGGTTTACTGCTTGACCATTGAGAAGTTGAGAAGGTAGCCGCCTGGACGATCCCTCTTGGTATTCTTCGATAGATTACACTGGCCATGGATTCCAAACGGGTGTGAATACTGAAAAAGGGCAGATGAAGAATGCAGATGAGTGTCCGCCTATTATGTAACTTATCGTTTTTATCGCATAGAAATACAGTCTAGATAGAATGGATCTTGGCTGAAAGTAGTAAATCCATGTGCCTAATTGCAAGAAGAAATAATGGCAGAATAGAAGCCACACACCGTTCCTGAGGTGCTGGAACAGATAAGCAAAACGAATAATCCGTGGGATCCCCGCACACTTCCATATAAACAGTTGCTTATTCAGCAATCGTGACAATGATCCATTCACATACCAAATAATGCGACAGTCATGTGGTCTGCCCCCCTGCCTGCGTCATTACTGACGCACTTcatggcacgggggggggggggatggtggagGTGGCACAGGCCTGCGGCGATTAGTGCATACGTTGGTGCATCAGCAACCTAGATGCGGCAGCGGTTCCAGCGTCTCCATGCTATAATGTCTTCTAGGACGTGTGCAGGGGGCGGAGGATGTGGGCAGCGATTGCCAGTACCTTGAACCTGTGAGATTTCTGCTCACAGCGCTCAGTATCAATGGCGTCACGGGGAGAGGCGGGACTTCCGCCCTAAGGGCCAGAACCTATGCCACCGCTTGGAATCAATTAGGATCGTAAGGACACCTTCAATGCTATTCAGGGAGCGTTGAGGGCATGCCACACTCAGTTGTGTTGTAAGTTGGACATAAAACGAAcctgaagtttaaaaaaaaaaaaaaaaaaaaaaaaggattcacttacctggggcttctcccagtcgCTGAAGCCGTTCTGTCCCATGCCAGTCCTCAAAGATCCTCCGGTGTCCCGGCGCGGCTCCGTTTCTTTACTGCCGACTTACAAGTTGatggtcactgcgcatgcgcagtcctGGCCGCACACATCCTTGTtagtcctgtgcaggacgctcctggcaacgGGAGCACGAAAGAGGACGTGCGCGGCAAGGACTGTGCAGAAGCAGTGGACGGCGACTGAACAAAGAAACAGCCACGGCGGGAACCGGAGGAGCTTTGAGGTCCGCtgcgggacagggcggctgcagggagctggaagaagcccgggtaagtgaaactttatttttaaacttatttcaggttccctttaactgttgtAATGTTTATGTTATACACAATAGAAGGCTCATTGTTTTTATATGCTGTTGTGACAATTAGGTGGCAGTTTtgattacggggggggggggtgatttgcaCAGAACTGCTTAAATACATGTTATTGCCTAGTGCTCATTGTTACCATTCTGTGTTGTTACTTTGACAAAGGGGAACCCCTCGGGGCCCCAAAACCATTCATTGGTTATGTGAATGGATCATTGTCATGATTTCTGAACAAACAAGGAACTGTTTTTATTGCAGAAGTTACAAAACGCTAAATTACCTGAAACCAAACCAACATAGAGCCTTTCCGGTCCTCAATCTGTCTCGTCACTCCACCGCTGTCCCCTGTTGGAAGTTTTATGTCTCTTCGGCCCTCTTCAGGCAGCCTTGGGATTCACTCCAGTTTTCGGGTGCTTCCAAAGGCGGCgcatccgtactgcgcatgcacgctcCCGAACTCATGCAAGGCTGCCAAACCTACCAGGACAAAGAACTTCAACAGGGAACAGCGGTGTAATGACTGGATGCACCGAGGAACGGCAAGACTATGCTATCCAGAGCCTTGCCTCAGCATAGGTAAGCATCTTTCCTTTTGGCCCACTTCAGGTTCAGTATAAGCTTATATTTCCACTAGTGCCGCCCTCCGTCTCTATGAGAGACACCAGCACTTGTAATGATGCGAGTATGCACCCGAATCCTatgcatggctatggggattCGCAagcataatgcaaaaaaaaaatgctgcttttCAAAATCCCTCCCCTTCCCCAACCCCCTAAATTCAGAAGCTGCCTTTTGCTTTCAAAAggctgcaattccccatcagaattCACATGTGGGGAATTGCCCCTAGTGGAAAtaagacaaaataaaaaaaaaaaaaagttactacaAATTACAACATCTACTGTACACCTTCTAGATCAGTTGCATACTTTAATTTTTTGCttataaggaaaaaaatatatatcaaggGTGCTCAGTACACTTTAACTTCTCCATGCTACTTTTTgtttctgtctgtgtggttaTCTGCACAGGAAGAGATGGGAACTCTCACAGATGGGGACACATGACTGCATTAAAAATACTACTGACGTTGTTAATCCCTTAGTACACAACACAAAGCTAAGATAAAGCGTTAAAGCAATTTCCTGAGTAAAAGGTACACGACTCCCCCTGGGGCCAGGCACAAGATGTTCTGTACTAACATCACTGCTGCCCAAACCCCCAGCAAAAGTAACTGTCAGCTGACAGGTGCCAAAGTCTTATGACGACAGTGGGAGTGGGTCCATTATAACTATGGTATAAGGATGCCTTTAGGGATACGACATGTGCCGTGAAATTTCTACATTACGTATTGTTTCACTTTCAAAGTAAACTTGGACCCAAGGTCAACTTCTGAAGATTGTGGTGTTTCACATCAGCCCATTCCTCCCAAATGTTTTATGTACCCCCTGGTGCTGGTGCATTAAAATACTCTACCTGTCATGCGGCTGTGTCCACGTGACTACCAGAATATAGTTCTATAATGATGGCAGTTACGTGGGGTGCCAATGCAAAAGTACGCCAGACAGCTAAAGTATTTTAATGCACATATAACATGAGGGGGGGCAGTAGGCCTGAGCGATAAATCGAATGTAAACCGAAACcgcgatcacaatttcggaatcgtcaaagcggcaatttCCACAATGACATTGGGGGAAGTGTGAAGAAGCGGCTGCAATCTTCCCCCAAGTCCCGGGACGTGCGGCCCACAGCAttggcagtgttggacataccttccacagGAGTCCAACGCTTGTGCACGGCattcttcctggttcctgtatgtctgtcacatgacatacaggaagtatgccgtgcattagagcctgcaggaggcaaagtggattgatgggcatcgctggactcgcgctggaaggtatgtccagcactgctgaAGCTTGGGGGAcatagggggcacagagagagtcccagagggtgcacagagagagagagagagagagacttagACAGAGAGGcacgaagggggagggggggggggaatagggggaacaaagcttgatttgaaaaaaaaattgtgaatcaaATAGAAATCGTGGTTTCTgatagaaatcgctcaattcaattttcctaaaatcgttcaggataGATCAGTtatagggaaccagagacgaacgtatgttaaaaatggaaaaatatgttatacatacctgggggcttcctcaagccccataagcttagatcgctcccacgccgccgtcctccgctgcctctatcgccgctaccgggtcccgacacttccgccggacgcggaCAGTCTTCCACATGCACAGGtgctccctccggctctgtacgcaCGCGCCTGTGCAGTCTGGAGGGAGCGCATtgcacttgcgtcgactggccgaaatgacgggacccggtaccggcggacagaggcagcggagaaaagCAGCGTggcagcgatccaggctgatggaagccccaggtatgtataaatatgttattttttcgtctctggttctctttaagacttcaTATTAATTTTATGTTAGGTACACGATGCACTTTTCTGGCAGACTTACTTTCAGTTCGATTATTGCcaaaatgtctgatctgattttcaaatcgatttttcatagaagtgaatggaaatcagtcAGAACATGTTGGAAGTAATCAATATGACagtaaattgcatcatgtgtacctagcattgggTGATAATATTAGAAACAGCTATGACTACACGATtttcactaatgctgggaatacacaatgagatttttcagcagatttactgtctgacCTGAGTTTAATCTCCTGCCACGGGAGACTTTGGAAGCACTCGAGCTCCCAAAGACCAGCATCTCTGTACTGCACACGCGCATGAGAGGGGTGCACAGAATGGAGCAGCTCATCTTCAGAAGCTCGAGTGCTTCCGAAGGACAGAGAGCAGCTGACGGGGAAGCCTGCGGGgacggctctataggacccagagccttccctctccgtaggtgttttgttttgtttttaaatacactccagactcactttaaagtgaaccagagatgaagcaccctcatgtatgttagcatgtatatcagtgggaacattagagaaaacacctaccctgctctctgtttcattcttcactgctgagcctgcttgttatcagccctgataaaatccccgactgagcattcagtctggctttgctcaggaatcattatagctgagtctatcttctctgatgtattttcaagcccaagcctgcccccttccggctctgctataatgattcagctataatgattcctgaggaaagccagactgaatgctcagtcggggatttcatcagggctgattagaagcaggctgagcagtaaataATGGAACAGAGAacagggtagatgttttctctaacgttcccactgatatatatggtaacatatatgagggtgcttcgtctctggttcactttaagccaaagGAAACTATCGTAACAATCCAATTGGCAGCGCACATTAATCCAGAGCAAGCCGAACACCACTCCCATTCCCCCGTTCCCTGACAGACTGCCCGTGGTAACTCTAAGAGTAGCAGGAAAGAGAAGAGCTCCACCCCCAGGGTTGCATCATTCCAGTTTATCACTCTGTGCGTTACAACATGGGAGGAAGATTTGGGGGGTGAtggattgtctaaaaagtgaggaCATTGTGAGGGCTTTATATGCAATTCGGCTGTAAACTGGCTTGTAGTAAAAGGAGGAAAAGTCTTTTTGCAAAGTATTGCTAGAAAGCTAAaggattttaaagagaaaccgtgaccaagaattgaacttcatcccaatcagtagctgatacccccttttacatgaaaaactattccttttcacaagcagaccatcagggggctctgtatggctgatattgtggtgaaacccctcccacaggagactgtgaggGCCAttttcctgacagtttcctgtctgtgaacctcgttgcattgtgggaaataactgtttccaaatgccaaaaaagcaagcggcagctacttccactgacatcacctgccagcagtaaaaatgtcaccatgtgataaatgtcagaatgtaaatcagggagaggaaagattttacaataggcaaacactgactaaatcatttatacataaattattgtaataatgaagcaatttttttattacgtaattttttactggagttcctctttaaaggctttATTCAACAAACACAAGGCAAAATGGAtcttcatcaaaaaaaaaaaaaaaaaaaaaaaaaaaatatatatatatatacacttattGTATCTTGCTTAGAAAAATAGCATCTGGTTGGCAAGGGTATATATAACCCTTGCCAACCAGATGCTATTTTTCTAAGCAAGATACAATAAGTTGCATCACTCCTATCCATTTCCATGCTGAATATGCAGTTTTATTCACAGAATACAGAAAATCACAAATGTCTTTAAAACTAAGACTTAGctcacactacaaatcgcaagCGCTAACCATTTTTGTGCGCAACTTAAGCGATCAccagcttttttttgttttttttgtgcgatttgagttttttttgcaagcgattttgtaagcgtttgtttagcgattttctgagtgcaagcaaacatgaagtgcaatctttgacctggaactaaatgtcttttaaagtacaggtagtccccgacttacgaacacccgactTACTAACGGCCTGTCATTACGAACTGCATGGATtcccaaaaaaaaatttcaaattggacttgtagtttttgaga contains:
- the FASTKD5 gene encoding FAST kinase domain-containing protein 5, mitochondrial, translated to MASVIYRRIPRGIVQAATFSTSQWSSSKPPGARRYLFKPSYKYGHSSKTGQKPLVHQHYKVADNTSRHVTQLGVTKTEDNEIDSFDCDQPVHMPDHHENVQTTSSQLLLEEKRMARLRKLSKSPKIKRLGNDVESFSNRDDVRGFQQTRPEYRSLCYNQNHHMNISIIEGQNILQKVNSSLSHTETLNYLEKLSYLPERHLSTVKSSSEFETLCKCSTANLRLYNHGELIQVLGAFVRLRMSKSHPEMLRDCEQEFCLRVWHLSSNELLLVADMFRYISFRVPKFLDIMYSCMQLRCSNLNLAQVIQLIFIIGEHRQAPQDLMEKLEAVVLMYLTSINLEEIGAVCLGFFKTSSGLSGHLMRQFSDMVVENIDQVSNTTLVNILKMFRFTRVDHMPFFRQVGQVVHKRIPEMGTQGIMHVVLAFASMHILYEDLMNAVALTMPDRVSYCRSKDLAKFLWSFGVLNYVPPNADVFYSAFVNQIHKILDEFHHYPEHFLTCLMGLAFCQQFPLDLINFALSESFIMNSTKISVFELKKDLFTIAGTVEIECPQYSGNTISQEFRKEVTDFLVALSTQERYTKAEATEAAALLQDLLGGPEYIKEHMILPHTRSKDLEVHLNIHKKPMPFNYGLPPPDPPQLYVHEVKVTDDLIQLITSRQTSANSSNAAIKSHSNNFDDLSVMTTREESSPVDQSDVTKLAIQITNRNQYLYGSKQLLGLHSLKRRQLLKLGYVVVEVPYWEWFPLVNRTRSEKLAYLQNKVFSAV